The Arachis ipaensis cultivar K30076 chromosome B05, Araip1.1, whole genome shotgun sequence nucleotide sequence TACCAactaaaaaaagagaagaaaaaacatTCAAGTTGCATGCAAATCATCATGAGTGATGTCCTTAGTTTCTAGAATTGATCTTCACAGTGCGGAAAGCCTCTTGCATTAGTTTCTCATGTTCTCTCAGCATATCGTCGATGTTCCCACCCGGCGGCATCAACGGTCCTGAGCAGTGGATCCTACTTTTCTTTTGCACATACTCCtgaaacaacacacacattcacATAATCATTAATTAATCAAGACAAGCTTCTTATTTGTTAATGTTAGACAGATAATCAACACATGCCTCCTGTCGCACTCCTTATTAGTTTAAGTTTTCAGAACACTGTTTTATGACATAGTATCAGAATTTCTatacttaaaattttagaattcgATTCCTgttgatttaaaaaataaaaaagaaaagtctAGGAGCCCAGCAACTCTATTAAATTCTGGCCAGtctgtaaccagcaaagaaaagtgagccattggatgaaatttcacaccaatctcacaccattaaaatcatcattgatggctatttgatggctacaaatcacaaaaattactgtcCCCCAGCActcctcaaaaaaaaaaaagttttatgtGTATGCTAGGTTTAGAGGAGTTTACCATGATGGGTTCTTGATGACCAGGCATAGCTCCTTGTTCCCATTTACTTGAATAGTTGGAGAAATCTGCTGTTGCTCGACTTATCTGAGACTTCTGCGTCCGCAACTCGGGAGTTTTGGCAACAGATGAGTCCAATCTCTTAAATGTAGATTGTCTTGTAATTGCTGCACTGTTCATTGTTGTACTATGTACATAGCTTGGATTGCATACTGATCTACTTGGATCAACTTTATAGTGAGCCTCACCATTTGGTTTCCCCTGCCAATTTCACATTAGTCTTTATCAAACTTGAACCAAAATTTTCAAACAATAATAATGACTATGGATATTTCCAACAACATACCCTCAATGTTAGATCTCCGCGGGTGTTATACTCCGGTGTTCTAGGTAGTTTTTTATCTTGTCCTGCATCCGACAATTCAGACACCAATCCTCGTTGTCTTACAGCTTCGGTGTTTTTCCTGACATATAAGGAAAAACATAAGAATGTGAATGACACTGATAACATTGAATTACATGTGAAGAACTTTGGTGAACTTTGCATACGTTGCTACTTCCTTGTTTCGATTCTTGGCGTCGAACTCCTTGGTGGGCGGAAACTTTGGTAAACTTGATGGATCACATGGTAGGGGTTCTGTAGTAAAGAACTGATGGCAAATATCAAACATGAACACAAGGTGAATACATACCATATCTCCAAAGCAAATCCTTGTTTCTTACAGCACAAGCAAAGTGAAAGAACTAAAGGGATGGTCATGAAAATTACCTCGCTTTGAAGCGCGCAAGCCGCAGATCCTCGATCTTCTGGTTCCATGGATAGAAGCTTATCAACAAGGGCTAGTGCTGAAGAAGAGACCTTTCTAAATGTTTTGGCAATTTGGCGTTCATAATGCTGCTGTGGTTTAAAACTAGTTGCATGTGGAAACTTTGTTCTCTGCCAATATTCCTCAGATGGGGAACCACAAAGCTTAAAAATCTTGTGCATTTGTTCCACCTTCAATGATCAAGTTAAGAATCATGAATAATGATTGGTAATTTTATGCATGAAAGTGAAAGTAACTCTCCTACCTCTGTTCTTCCAGGCATAATAGGCTTCCCTAGGAGCAATTCAGCTAGAATACAACCAGCACTCCACATGTCTATTGCGGCTCCATATTCTGTAGCACCTAACAAAAGCTCAGGTGCCCTGTACCACAGAGTCACCACGCGGCTAGTTAATTGCTGATTCTTCTCCGGATCATAAACAGTTGCAAGACCAAAATCTCCTATCTTAAGGTTTCCATTGTTGTCAATTAGAAGATTGGAACCCTTGATGTCGCGGTGCAGCACACCTCGACTATGGCAGTGTTCAAGCCCCCTAAGTAGTTGCTGCATAAAGCATTTAATCTGCGCAATGCACATACACACATTTAGTTTTGTAAACCCTCTAAAGTCTAAACCTCCTTCATTCATATTATTATGCATTCAAATTGATGGATTGATATATTTATTACCTGTGGTTCAGTGAACTTGACTCCAGGGGTGGCGGCTAATCCAGCAAGATCATGCTCCATGTATTCAAAAACAAGGTACAAACTGGAGGAAGTTCTAGATGCAACAAGACCCTCAAGCTTGATCACATTGGGATGGTTTAATTGGCGCAATATATGGATTTCCCTCGCCATGAATCGGACACTTGCCGGATCGCTACTCAAGAACCGAACCTTTTTCAGAGCCACAAATTTACCACTTTCGAGATCAAGTGCTTTATGCACACTGCTATAAGCCCCTTGTCCAATCTGCATACATACTCAACCGTTCATTTGTTTGCAATGCTTAAAAAACATACATAAATAGGTGATATTAGAAACTAACTTGCTCTAGTTTTTCGAAGGAATCTGCTCGTCGAGGAAGCCACCCTTTGATGGCTTCTCCGGCCACTGAAGATAACCACGTTGGCCATCCGGCATCAATGTTTTCTCCTGAGATATGCGAGAGGCTAAGTAATCTTCTCATAACTGATTTGTTTGCAGCTATTCCTCCATTTTCACCACTTCCTACTGTCTTACATCTCTGGTGCTGCCTTTTTTGTTGCTTTTGTTTTGCAGTATCTAATAACAAGTCATTGGTTTTATCTTCTAATATTGCTGGCATAGCAACTTGTCCATATGATTTAACCAAATGAGGCACCATTAAACCATGAACACCCCCTAATTGTGCAGTAGGAAAGGTATT carries:
- the LOC107640265 gene encoding probable serine/threonine-protein kinase At1g09600, yielding MGCICSKEKDRIDDEEKKEKGINKNGALQIEIVPPSVSTTNTFPTAQLGGVHGLMVPHLVKSYGQVAMPAILEDKTNDLLLDTAKQKQQKRQHQRCKTVGSGENGGIAANKSVMRRLLSLSHISGENIDAGWPTWLSSVAGEAIKGWLPRRADSFEKLEQIGQGAYSSVHKALDLESGKFVALKKVRFLSSDPASVRFMAREIHILRQLNHPNVIKLEGLVASRTSSSLYLVFEYMEHDLAGLAATPGVKFTEPQIKCFMQQLLRGLEHCHSRGVLHRDIKGSNLLIDNNGNLKIGDFGLATVYDPEKNQQLTSRVVTLWYRAPELLLGATEYGAAIDMWSAGCILAELLLGKPIMPGRTEVEQMHKIFKLCGSPSEEYWQRTKFPHATSFKPQQHYERQIAKTFRKVSSSALALVDKLLSMEPEDRGSAACALQSEFFTTEPLPCDPSSLPKFPPTKEFDAKNRNKEVATKNTEAVRQRGLVSELSDAGQDKKLPRTPEYNTRGDLTLRGKPNGEAHYKVDPSRSVCNPSYVHSTTMNSAAITRQSTFKRLDSSVAKTPELRTQKSQISRATADFSNYSSKWEQGAMPGHQEPIMEYVQKKSRIHCSGPLMPPGGNIDDMLREHEKLMQEAFRTVKINSRN